The Arctopsyche grandis isolate Sample6627 chromosome 12, ASM5162203v2, whole genome shotgun sequence genome includes the window gGTTGTACCTTGTGTAACTTTTGGTTCTCATCACCGAGTGTTTCATTGTTAGAAAAGTGCCATGATTGCCATATTTGGCGAAATCTATCTCTGCTCATTACTTGAGCAAAAATAGGAGTGGCACAACCTGGATCCGTGCTCCAATATTCgtctctattgtattttttttacttttcccaTCATCAATATCAGCCCcatgaattttttcatttctgttATCTCGATGTTCTTCCATTTTAGAGATTTTTTGGCATCTTTAAACTTCAATGAATTTTGAATGTGATACCGATAAGATTcttccacaaaaaaataaaataaatcatcaccaACAAATAATTCCACAGCGTCCATGATATTCTTATGATCAGTTGGTAAGATTTTCACACCAGGATCACCAAGGAATCGTTCTAAATCAGGTGGTTTATCATTTTCAGACCACCCAAATTCGTCTTCACTGTTCGAATCACTATCAGTTGAATTGGAGTCACTAGGGAGACGTAATGTCTGAGGATGGGCTCTCAGAGGAATAATTTCACTGTTATCGTCAGTCACTTTCAAAATCCATAATATTGTCACTGTCACTGTCACTCCCAACACTAACTGAATAATTCGAATGTCTATCAGCGGTATATTCCTCATCGTCATGATAAGAGACgacgtcgtcgtcatcgtcgtcCTCGTAATCCATTTTAATGGGTAATATCGTGGTGaagaaactatgtatatacttatgggGTCTGGCAAGAGTTGTGGAAGTTCTCATACCGGCTATGTTGTTGAAGTTGCGGCTGGATCGTTGTGTGTCGGATCTCTGGAATCGGTGCAGCTATGATGCTCTCAATGCAACTACGTTGAAGGAGTTCTCCGAAACGGCGGTGTTCTCGAGGTAGCTATGTTGAAGGAGTTCTCCGAAACGGCGGTGTTCTTGAGGCAGCTATATTGACGGAATTCTTCTATGTTAGCGTAGTAGGGTGGATGTTGGCTGGTTGAttgatttgttgatttttaaatgctttttattatttcgaaattatgttcacaatacatcttatatctggtGACACGACAACACGTCCACGGAATTTCCGTTAACCGAGGACGCGCTCCAGACATTACTTCTACGGCCATCTTTTTCACAGACCGTCCCGTTCACCGATATCTCGTTTACTGACGCGTGTCTGGCGCATGACATTCTGGCTGGAGATGCGATGCGGGGTTGATGATAACGCGTTTGGCGCAAGGCATATGTGCGTGTCGACACAACGCATGGTTGATGATCATGTGTTTAGTGTGAGGTCGAACTGTCctgtttttttatgttattggtGAGGGCATCTGGAGGATGAGTTCAAGAGCGCAGATGGCGGATTAATCATCGTGATTTTGTACaatatactttatttatttattgtacatgctTCTTCCCATGAACATGTTTGTCATTTTTTAGGAATCTTGATGTGTCGGAGTCGGttgaaaaattttcactttaaaaattttgttgtataaaaaaaagttgtctgTCTGAAAAATGACTGTACAATCATTGATGTATAGCATAAAGGCGATAaaaatttttgagattttattctcattttggaAATTTAGTGTATGAAAATGCTGGCTACCCCTGTCCTAAAATTATtatgttgtaaattttgcaatcatttataacataaagacgatggtaatatttttagatattttccaCTCGGtaaaaatttctttgaataaaaaaagattgGTTATCCctgttcaaaaattattatcgagagtaattgttgtaaatgctttgtaaaaaaggttcggcaaacctttaacaaagcatttacaacatttgaacaatgaacggcaccttggttatccgtgcattaattattatattttaaattttgcaaccaTTTATATCATCAAGAcaatgggaatatttttagattttttcctctttaaaaactttgttgtataaaaaaaagttggttACCTCTGtccaaaattataatattttaaattttgcaataatttatatgataaagatgatgggaatttttagattttttctctttaaaaatttcattgtataaaaaaaggttggtcacctctgtccaaaaattattatgttttaaataacGCCCGCATACAAAGTGTTAATAAGGAAGCGAAACGTTTTCTCTTGATAACCAACGTACCTTGTTATGCAGCAGAAGATCTGCGTAGTACTCACTTACTTTTTTTACGCTGGTCACACTTTTCACCCCGTCTGTTGAAATTTATCACAATTTTAGAGCACTTTGGCTAAGGATGATGAAGTATGTTTACcaaaattatctcaatttcatccactaaatataaattattacatttaaaataaataaaacaagaaagCTAATAgatctatgtatttaattttcaattatcatttctcttcaaattatttaaataaactgcaatGAGAATAAATGTCatgtgaggggggggggggggggggcgccagaAACATCATGGGCCGCATGCagctgtaggcggggtacgatgtgttgaccgtatcccggcctaacgaaacactgttgtgtggttcaaagatggggtcaccaatgtaggcggggtagcgatgtgttgacagcgctgttggatgatcagaaggttgcgtagatcacgtcggattagtaccaatgtaggcgggttacatgtgtgttgaccgtatcccggcctaacgaaacactgttgtgctagttttataaagttttattgtttgcctatggttgtacaaaggtatggtatttgtgggcaaaagtatgtcgttcagcggtctctggatatggtagagtgtcgctggctcagcattcagctatgtacggaaggtctctggatacggcagtgtgttgctggctcgtccggctggttgatcttccaagtccgcgtagtgtagtggtggctggtcaggagctgtatgttgactggtctgctgctgtgtgtcgacgcttgctgctgtgggtcgactcgtctggtgctgtgtgtcgacgcttgctgttgtgggtcgactggtctggtgctgtgtgtcgacgcttgctgttgtgggtcgactggtctggtgctgtgtgtcgacgcttgctgttgtgggtcgactggtctggtgctgtgtgtcgacgcttgctgttgtgggtcgactggcgtggtttgggttgtacctccttttatagtgtttttggaatgcttggtggaagtggttattgacgcgtacgaaaggaattttgttttcgtcgaggcgtcgaattttctggaatgcttgatggaagtggttattgacgcgtacgagaggaattttgttttcgtcgaggcgtcgaattttctggaatgcttggcgcctttccgctcgatgtattttaatggtggcggcgtgtttcgaccgttttggttccactcgactggtaggggcgttccgcctgagtttaatataatgactgcaggtgcatgtcgtctgggtttcgggaatgtagtttgttgttgcggaatattctcgaaggtttcgatgacgatgacgacgacgagattcctacacagCCAAAATGAAAGAATATTAACAgtgtttatataataacaattagaATTATCAATATGCTTtcgattaataaatttaaaatacattattgctacattattatttaaccCGAGGATTTTTCAATCAATGAACTTTGTTGCACATTGTGACCTATTGAAATTTATCACAATTTTAGAGCACTTTGGCTAAGGATGATGAAGTATGTTTACcaaaattatctcaatttcatccactaaatataaattattacatt containing:
- the LOC143919629 gene encoding uncharacterized protein LOC143919629 isoform X2, translated to MSQKKVEGESLQLLSELNTGTMECRLCLGSAPAESSVSIFGDPHPERLEQRIRTCCQIFVKRGDGLPDTVCLSCKTNLELLISFRKACFRNNESSRLRNLVVVIVIETFENIPQQQTTFPKPRRHAPAVIILNSGGTPLPVEWNQNGRNTPPPLKYIERKGAKHSRKFDASTKTKFLSYASITTSIKHSRKFDASTKTKFLSYASITTSTKHSKNTIKGGTTQTTPVDPQQQASTHSTRPVDPQQQASTHSTRPVDPQQQASTHSTRPVDPQQQASTHSTRRVDPQQQASTHSSRPVNIQLLTSHHYTTRTWKINQPDEPATHCRIQRPSVHS